In the Planktothrix serta PCC 8927 genome, one interval contains:
- the trpA gene encoding tryptophan synthase subunit alpha, which translates to MISVSQCFESLRVSDKKNCALIPFITAGDPNLETTAKALQVLDQNGADIIELGVPYSDPLADGPVIQAAATRALQKGTRLDQVLEMVANVSPTLKAPIILFTYYNPILHRGIKPFLEQIYQAGARGLVVPDLPLEEAETLLQPAREIGIEVTLLVAPTSPKERIELIARQSQGFIYLVSVTGVTGMRTQVQTRVEDILKEMRSLTDKPIGVGFGISQPEHATQMRDWGADAVIVGSAFVKRLAEGTPEQSLADIGQFCQALKSAIQN; encoded by the coding sequence ATGATTTCTGTTTCTCAATGCTTTGAATCTTTACGAGTTTCGGACAAAAAAAACTGTGCTTTAATTCCGTTTATTACGGCAGGTGATCCGAACTTAGAAACAACAGCAAAAGCCTTACAAGTTCTGGATCAAAATGGAGCCGATATCATTGAATTGGGGGTTCCTTATTCTGATCCCTTGGCAGATGGCCCTGTAATTCAAGCCGCAGCCACTCGCGCTCTGCAAAAGGGAACTCGTTTAGATCAAGTATTGGAAATGGTGGCAAATGTTAGCCCCACCTTGAAGGCTCCGATTATTTTATTTACTTACTATAATCCGATTTTACATCGAGGGATTAAACCCTTTTTAGAACAGATTTATCAAGCCGGAGCTAGGGGTTTAGTTGTCCCAGATTTACCCTTAGAAGAAGCGGAAACGTTACTACAACCCGCCCGTGAAATTGGCATAGAAGTCACGTTACTGGTCGCACCGACGAGTCCTAAAGAACGAATTGAATTAATCGCCCGTCAATCTCAAGGGTTTATTTATTTAGTCAGTGTTACCGGGGTCACGGGGATGCGTACCCAAGTCCAAACCCGGGTTGAAGATATTCTCAAGGAAATGCGAAGCCTCACGGATAAACCCATTGGAGTTGGGTTTGGGATTTCTCAACCCGAACACGCCACCCAAATGCGAGATTGGGGTGCTGATGCGGTAATTGTCGGGAGTGCTTTCGTAAAACGCTTAGCGGAAGGAACGCCGGAACAATCCCTAGCAGATATTGGTCAATTTTGTCAAGCTCTAAAATCTGCAATTCAAAACTAA
- a CDS encoding pre-peptidase C-terminal domain-containing protein — protein sequence MVLIPNSALGAIVGDESSELISLIPGQLAGFPQGVLFLGGNDTVQGSVDGEVINGNQGIDQISGGGGNDTLFGGQDGDIIDGGVGDDILFGNLGADIITGGDGNDNLFGGKDNDNLSGDLGNDILSGDFGIDALTGGGGSDIFVLGIGGGGADVITDFQDSADLMQLPAGLTFSNLRVTTSGNQTVIALTTTGEELARLDTIQPAAITAADFVGGSSPPVPQGEPGSNIATALDLGVLPDLLNYSQFVGKDDPNDFYRFTVQNNSDFSLVLGAVSNQTKVNLIKDFNNNNQVNSGDGDILDAAYAYSSSNAEINRALEAGTYYVQVSNDSGTNYDLRFEAASKPATTPSNPGNTLNTALDLGSLSQNINFTDFVGKSDPVDIYRFTLNRNSDVEMIVGAVNQQTKLDLIKDYNNNGQINSGDGDILDAAYGYSSSNGEITKALEAGTYYIQVSNDAATNYDLRVNVSPR from the coding sequence ATGGTATTAATTCCAAATTCAGCTTTAGGTGCTATTGTCGGTGATGAATCTTCAGAATTGATCTCGTTAATACCAGGACAATTAGCAGGTTTCCCTCAAGGAGTATTATTTTTAGGCGGTAACGATACCGTACAAGGTTCAGTTGATGGTGAAGTAATAAATGGCAATCAAGGTATTGATCAAATTTCTGGGGGCGGTGGTAATGATACCCTATTTGGAGGACAAGATGGTGATATCATTGATGGTGGTGTAGGAGATGATATTCTGTTTGGTAATTTAGGGGCAGATATTATTACTGGTGGAGATGGGAACGATAATCTATTTGGAGGCAAAGATAATGATAATTTGTCAGGTGATTTAGGTAACGATATCCTGTCTGGAGATTTCGGAATTGATGCTTTAACAGGAGGTGGAGGAAGCGATATTTTTGTATTAGGAATTGGTGGAGGCGGTGCAGATGTAATTACCGATTTTCAAGATAGTGCTGATTTAATGCAATTACCCGCAGGATTAACCTTTAGTAATCTTCGAGTTACAACATCAGGTAATCAAACGGTTATTGCTTTAACAACCACAGGTGAAGAATTAGCCCGACTAGATACTATTCAACCTGCTGCTATTACTGCTGCTGATTTTGTTGGAGGTTCGTCACCTCCAGTACCCCAAGGAGAACCGGGTAGTAATATTGCTACAGCCCTTGATTTAGGAGTGCTTCCTGATCTACTTAATTATAGTCAGTTTGTCGGAAAAGATGATCCCAATGACTTTTATCGTTTTACCGTCCAAAATAACAGTGATTTTAGTCTAGTTTTAGGAGCCGTGAGTAATCAGACTAAAGTTAATCTGATTAAGGATTTTAACAACAATAATCAGGTTAATAGTGGAGATGGAGATATTTTAGATGCTGCTTATGCCTACTCTAGTTCTAATGCAGAAATTAACCGAGCATTAGAAGCAGGTACTTATTATGTTCAAGTTTCTAATGATTCTGGAACTAACTATGATTTAAGGTTTGAAGCCGCTTCAAAACCAGCAACAACTCCATCCAACCCAGGAAATACATTAAATACAGCTTTAGACTTGGGTAGCTTGAGTCAAAATATAAACTTTACAGACTTTGTTGGTAAAAGTGATCCAGTAGATATTTATCGCTTTACTCTTAATCGCAATAGTGATGTTGAAATGATTGTTGGTGCTGTAAATCAACAGACTAAGCTTGATCTTATTAAAGATTATAACAACAATGGTCAGATTAATAGTGGAGATGGAGATATTTTAGATGCTGCTTATGGATACTCTAGTTCTAATGGAGAAATTACCAAAGCATTAGAAGCAGGTACTTATTACATCCAAGTTTCTAATGATGCAGCGACTAACTATGATCTTCGAGTGAATGTTTCACCTCGCTAA
- a CDS encoding chromophore lyase CpcT/CpeT: MILSPQLRALAEYMAGEFDNQAQALADPVWYVHLRLWQRPVPVFLFPEPSLVLFAEQANIVNLNQPYRPRFIQLRQSCNSESSLEAQYYMPQNIAAVQGAGQDPERLRHLTPEDLQLLPGCTLKITSQSLSPNHYRFQATLKENQICCFSYRKIGFKTPSLRQAQGKLFSDSGGRLYIGGLSIDI, from the coding sequence ATGATCTTATCTCCTCAACTGCGAGCTTTAGCCGAATATATGGCGGGAGAGTTCGATAATCAAGCTCAAGCCTTAGCTGATCCCGTGTGGTACGTCCATCTGCGCCTATGGCAACGTCCGGTTCCCGTATTCTTGTTTCCCGAACCCAGTTTGGTACTATTTGCCGAACAAGCCAATATTGTTAACCTGAATCAACCCTATCGTCCTCGGTTTATTCAGTTGCGCCAGTCCTGTAATTCTGAGTCTAGTTTAGAAGCCCAATATTATATGCCCCAAAATATTGCTGCGGTGCAAGGGGCTGGCCAAGATCCCGAACGGTTGCGACATCTGACTCCAGAGGATTTACAACTTCTGCCCGGTTGTACCTTAAAGATCACCTCTCAATCCTTAAGTCCCAATCATTATCGCTTCCAAGCCACTCTAAAGGAAAACCAGATTTGTTGTTTCAGTTATCGAAAAATTGGGTTTAAAACCCCGTCCCTTCGACAGGCTCAGGGCAAGCTCTTTAGCGATAGCGGAGGACGGCTTTATATTGGTGGGTTGTCTATTGACATCTGA
- a CDS encoding late competence development ComFB family protein gives MSIEKIVEQALGDGYLTPSMEAEVGRICNTASELSIEEYMALDRLMGALLTGEVVVLPRKQFINVMEELVLSEAIARVAEIEENSEQSLDVGDIAAYALNRLPPLYATTEEGAQFQRSRAKEELQILISNQIKAAIERNLNRAAQNQTVLGKASGDTVLSQVSALLQTYAQNYERTIS, from the coding sequence ATGAGTATTGAAAAGATTGTTGAGCAAGCATTGGGAGATGGTTATCTAACCCCCTCGATGGAGGCAGAGGTTGGACGAATTTGTAACACCGCATCAGAACTGTCTATTGAAGAATATATGGCTCTGGATCGGTTGATGGGAGCTTTGTTAACGGGTGAAGTTGTTGTTTTACCCCGGAAACAATTTATTAATGTCATGGAGGAGTTAGTCCTCAGTGAAGCCATCGCTAGGGTTGCAGAAATTGAAGAAAATAGCGAACAAAGCCTAGATGTGGGAGATATTGCCGCCTATGCGTTAAATCGTCTTCCTCCCCTTTATGCCACAACGGAGGAAGGAGCCCAATTTCAACGATCAAGAGCGAAAGAAGAACTACAAATATTGATTTCTAATCAGATCAAAGCGGCGATTGAACGCAACCTCAACCGCGCAGCCCAAAATCAAACTGTTCTGGGTAAAGCCAGTGGCGATACCGTATTGTCCCAAGTTAGTGCTTTATTACAAACCTATGCCCAAAATTATGAACGCACCATCAGTTAG
- a CDS encoding Mrp/NBP35 family ATP-binding protein, which translates to MLDVNTVLEVLRPVQDPELQKSLVELNMIRNLKIQGGEVSFTLVLTTPACPLREFIVEDCQKAVKQLPGVETVVVDVTAETPQQKALPDRQGIAGVKNILAISSGKGGVGKSTVAVNVAVALAQMGAKVGLIDADIYGPNDPTMLGLADVQVMVQQSPQGEILEPAFNYGVKLVSMAFLIDKDQPVIWRGPMLNGIIRQFLYQVNWGELDYLLVDMPPGTGDAQLTLAQAVPMSGVVIVTTPQLVSLLDSRKGLKMFQQLGVSVLGIVENMSYFIPPDAPEKKYDIFGSGGGAKTAQELDVPLLGAIPLEMPVREGGDAGVPIVISDPNSAAALELTAIAQRIAGKVSVFALT; encoded by the coding sequence ATGCTTGATGTCAACACAGTATTAGAAGTGTTACGACCTGTACAAGACCCTGAACTCCAAAAAAGTTTGGTGGAATTAAACATGATTCGTAACCTGAAAATTCAAGGGGGTGAGGTTAGCTTTACCTTAGTCCTGACCACGCCCGCTTGTCCTTTGCGGGAATTTATCGTCGAAGATTGTCAGAAAGCCGTTAAACAACTTCCCGGAGTGGAAACGGTTGTTGTTGATGTCACCGCCGAAACCCCTCAACAAAAAGCCTTACCTGACCGTCAAGGCATTGCAGGCGTTAAAAATATTCTGGCAATTTCTAGCGGAAAAGGAGGCGTCGGAAAAAGTACCGTTGCGGTGAATGTGGCCGTTGCTTTAGCTCAAATGGGTGCGAAAGTCGGGTTAATTGATGCTGATATTTATGGCCCTAATGATCCCACCATGTTAGGGTTAGCTGATGTTCAAGTTATGGTGCAGCAAAGTCCCCAAGGAGAAATCCTAGAACCTGCGTTTAACTATGGGGTGAAGTTGGTTTCGATGGCGTTTCTGATCGATAAAGATCAGCCTGTGATTTGGCGTGGCCCGATGTTAAATGGGATTATTCGTCAATTTCTCTATCAAGTCAATTGGGGTGAATTAGACTATCTACTGGTGGATATGCCCCCCGGCACGGGAGATGCTCAACTCACCCTCGCCCAAGCTGTTCCTATGTCTGGGGTCGTTATTGTGACAACGCCTCAATTAGTCTCCCTCCTCGACTCCCGCAAAGGGTTAAAAATGTTTCAACAGTTGGGGGTTTCGGTGTTGGGAATTGTGGAAAATATGAGTTATTTTATCCCTCCCGATGCTCCTGAAAAAAAATACGATATTTTTGGTTCCGGGGGAGGCGCAAAAACGGCCCAAGAGCTAGATGTTCCTCTGCTAGGTGCTATTCCTTTAGAAATGCCCGTCCGAGAAGGTGGAGACGCAGGGGTTCCTATTGTCATCTCTGATCCTAACTCCGCAGCGGCTTTAGAATTAACTGCGATCGCCCAACGCATCGCCGGAAAAGTCTCTGTTTTCGCCTTAACTTAG
- the hemF gene encoding oxygen-dependent coproporphyrinogen oxidase, whose product MTASQVSEITTPQLIPPTDSQTRVSQFMKQIQDEICQGLEQLDGIGKFKEDAWERPEGGGGRTRVISEGDVFEQGGVNFSEVWGETLPPSILAQRPEAAGYGFYATGTSMVLHPRNPYIPTVHLNYRYFQAGPVWWFGGGIDLTPYYPFAEDAHHFHQTLKQACDRHHQEYYPVFKHWCDEYFYLKHRQEMRGVGGIFFDYQDPQSQLYKGPDPKGAAALYSDKVGTPEPRDWESLFSFVQDCGQAFIPAYGPIVERRRSHDYGDRERQFQLYRRGRYVEFNLVYDRGTIFGLQTNGRTESILMSLPPLVRWEYGYQPEPGTPEAELSETFLKPQDWANWTAPNSPV is encoded by the coding sequence ATGACAGCTTCTCAGGTATCGGAAATTACTACGCCCCAGTTGATCCCTCCGACTGACTCTCAAACCCGTGTCAGTCAGTTTATGAAACAAATCCAGGATGAAATTTGTCAAGGCCTGGAACAGCTTGATGGTATTGGCAAGTTTAAAGAAGACGCTTGGGAACGTCCAGAAGGGGGCGGGGGTCGAACTCGTGTAATCAGCGAAGGGGATGTGTTTGAACAAGGGGGAGTTAATTTCTCCGAAGTTTGGGGCGAAACACTGCCTCCTTCGATTTTAGCTCAACGTCCAGAGGCAGCCGGGTACGGGTTTTATGCCACAGGAACCTCAATGGTGTTACATCCTCGAAATCCCTATATTCCAACGGTACATCTTAATTATCGCTATTTTCAAGCTGGGCCAGTCTGGTGGTTTGGGGGCGGTATTGATTTAACCCCTTATTATCCTTTTGCTGAAGATGCTCACCATTTTCATCAAACCTTAAAACAAGCTTGCGATCGCCACCATCAAGAGTATTATCCTGTATTCAAACACTGGTGTGATGAATATTTTTATCTCAAACATCGACAAGAGATGCGGGGTGTAGGCGGGATCTTCTTTGACTATCAAGATCCACAAAGCCAACTCTATAAAGGCCCTGATCCGAAAGGAGCGGCAGCCTTGTATAGTGATAAAGTGGGAACCCCTGAGCCGAGAGATTGGGAATCTTTGTTCAGTTTTGTGCAAGACTGTGGACAGGCTTTTATTCCGGCTTACGGGCCAATTGTAGAGCGGAGACGTTCCCATGACTATGGAGATCGAGAACGGCAGTTCCAATTATATCGGCGGGGTCGATATGTGGAATTTAACTTGGTTTATGATCGAGGGACGATTTTTGGCTTACAAACCAATGGTCGCACCGAGTCCATTCTCATGTCTTTACCGCCTCTGGTACGATGGGAATATGGCTATCAGCCGGAACCTGGAACTCCAGAAGCAGAACTGTCTGAGACTTTCTTGAAGCCTCAAGATTGGGCAAACTGGACTGCTCCCAACTCACCAGTCTAA
- the psb29 gene encoding photosystem II biogenesis protein Psp29: protein MNNIRTVSDTKRTFYSLHTRPINSIYRRVIEELMVEMHLLSVNVDFSYDPIYALGVVTAFDRFMQGYLPESDQESIFNALIKAEQDDPQRYRGEAQHLQELAKNLSVKDLIASLKSPAEGTATEWLGDLQAIAINPKLKYSRLFAIGLFTLLEQADPSGIQDKATREQILSQLAEALHLPQDKLLKDLDLYRSNLEKVAQARLMIEEMTQAERKKREQRANEAVGASAPDTSN, encoded by the coding sequence GTGAATAACATCCGCACGGTTTCAGATACAAAGCGTACTTTTTACAGTCTACACACTCGCCCCATCAATTCGATCTATCGTCGTGTGATTGAGGAGTTGATGGTGGAAATGCACTTACTCTCGGTCAATGTTGATTTTAGCTATGACCCCATTTATGCCTTGGGTGTGGTCACAGCTTTTGATCGCTTTATGCAAGGGTATCTTCCCGAATCTGATCAAGAATCGATTTTTAATGCCCTGATCAAAGCTGAACAAGACGACCCCCAACGGTATCGGGGTGAGGCTCAACACTTACAAGAATTAGCCAAAAATCTATCGGTTAAAGATTTAATTGCTAGTTTAAAGTCTCCTGCTGAGGGGACGGCGACTGAGTGGTTAGGAGATTTGCAGGCGATCGCAATTAATCCTAAATTAAAATACAGTCGTTTGTTTGCCATTGGATTATTTACCCTCTTAGAACAAGCTGATCCAAGTGGGATTCAAGACAAAGCCACAAGAGAACAAATCTTATCTCAACTGGCTGAAGCTTTACACCTACCTCAAGACAAACTGCTCAAGGATTTAGATCTCTATCGCAGCAATCTTGAAAAAGTTGCACAAGCTCGGCTCATGATTGAAGAAATGACCCAAGCGGAACGGAAAAAACGGGAACAACGAGCGAATGAAGCCGTTGGAGCCTCCGCACCGGATACGTCTAATTAG
- the ndhL gene encoding NAD(P)H-quinone oxidoreductase subunit L, translating into MLLITLLLYAALAGAYLLVLPAALYAYMNARWYVASSFERAFMYFLVFFFFPGLILLAPFINLRPQPRKIAS; encoded by the coding sequence ATGCTACTGATTACCCTATTACTCTATGCTGCTCTAGCTGGTGCTTATTTATTAGTGCTTCCGGCTGCCTTATATGCCTATATGAATGCTCGTTGGTATGTAGCCAGTTCCTTTGAACGAGCCTTTATGTACTTTTTAGTCTTCTTCTTTTTCCCTGGATTAATTCTTCTGGCTCCTTTTATAAATTTACGTCCTCAACCCCGAAAAATTGCCAGCTAA
- a CDS encoding STAS domain-containing protein: protein MIHIDQKEHTTQDGTKVIVLAPTGRLDITTAWQFRLKLQECISKLSRHVVVNLGQVNFIDSSGLTSLVAGMRDADKVKGSFRICNVHPEAKLVFEVTMMDSVFEIFETEDEALEGGVRAG, encoded by the coding sequence GTGATTCATATCGATCAAAAAGAACATACGACCCAGGATGGCACAAAGGTCATTGTCTTGGCACCAACAGGACGCCTAGACATCACAACAGCTTGGCAATTCCGCCTCAAGTTGCAGGAATGTATATCTAAATTGAGTCGCCATGTCGTGGTAAATCTAGGTCAAGTGAACTTTATTGATAGTTCGGGTCTGACTTCACTGGTTGCTGGAATGCGAGATGCTGACAAAGTGAAGGGTAGCTTCCGAATTTGTAATGTTCATCCAGAAGCCAAGCTGGTATTTGAAGTGACCATGATGGATTCTGTATTTGAAATTTTTGAGACGGAAGATGAAGCTCTTGAAGGCGGGGTAAGAGCCGGTTGA
- a CDS encoding transposase: MPYNPQIHHRRSIRLKGYDYTQPGGYFVTICTKEKQCLFGDIVQREMRFNSLGAIAFNTWQQIAEKFSHVELDYFIIMPNHIHGILIFNEIIADPQSPVGARRASPLHKTSLSEQEISSKLTQKPHGTAPKSLGAVVGWYKSFVSKSINRICNNSGQGLIWQRDYYEEIIRDETALNAIRKYIIENPLRWEDDPEHPPLNKIKSELLIDLPF, translated from the coding sequence ATGCCCTATAATCCACAAATTCATCATCGGCGTTCTATTCGTTTAAAAGGATACGATTATACTCAACCTGGGGGATATTTTGTTACAATTTGCACGAAAGAAAAACAATGTTTATTTGGAGATATTGTTCAAAGGGAAATGCGATTTAATTCTTTAGGCGCGATCGCTTTTAATACCTGGCAACAAATTGCTGAAAAATTCTCTCATGTTGAATTAGACTATTTTATCATCATGCCGAATCATATTCATGGGATTTTAATCTTTAATGAAATCATTGCCGATCCTCAATCCCCCGTAGGGGCGAGGCGCGCCTCGCCCCTACACAAAACGTCATTATCAGAACAAGAAATATCTTCAAAATTAACACAAAAACCTCATGGTACTGCTCCAAAATCCTTGGGTGCTGTTGTTGGTTGGTATAAATCTTTCGTGTCTAAATCTATTAATAGAATTTGTAACAATTCCGGTCAAGGATTAATTTGGCAACGAGATTATTATGAAGAAATTATCAGAGATGAAACCGCTTTAAATGCAATTAGAAAATACATTATTGAAAATCCCTTACGTTGGGAAGATGATCCAGAACATCCGCCTTTAAATAAAATTAAAAGTGAATTACTGATTGATCTTCCCTTTTAA
- a CDS encoding DUF3007 family protein → MRRIDVIVITILVFLTGGLIYLIFQWVGFDSVDAGIWSQAILVGGLVIWLLTYLLRVGSQKMTYNQQLKNYEDAVLQKRLEEMTPEELAQLQAEVEAEKNK, encoded by the coding sequence ATGCGACGAATTGATGTAATTGTCATTACAATTCTTGTCTTTCTAACAGGTGGATTGATCTACCTAATTTTCCAATGGGTAGGTTTTGATAGCGTCGATGCCGGAATCTGGAGTCAAGCTATTTTAGTTGGGGGTTTAGTAATTTGGTTACTCACCTATTTATTACGAGTAGGAAGTCAAAAGATGACCTATAACCAACAACTGAAAAACTATGAAGATGCGGTTTTACAAAAACGACTGGAAGAAATGACTCCAGAAGAACTGGCTCAACTTCAAGCTGAAGTCGAAGCCGAGAAAAATAAGTAA
- a CDS encoding NB-ARC domain-containing protein, whose translation MDFDEMLTWADQVVFEKTGKHLSSLQEAILMGVWDSQKYGDIANQYNCTEPHVRKAASELWQVISEEVGEVVNKSNLRSTLGRIQLNNSNYSFWKDVKIGKISFCGDSTKPPEAKQNAPPTSTENQQYSIIKPQIDLRDAPELTTFYNRTSELNTLKQLILEKQCRMIAILGISGIGKSAIARHLVELIKTEFDCIIWRSLRSFSCLEIMLKELIQFLSNQTELNFPDDLDGQLAILLECLRDRRCLIILDDVQYLFKDRQLVGHYQPEYQNYSKFFKLIGELTHNSCLLFNSWEPPLEVVTLSGESGLTQIFSLTGLGEKATELLINQGLQDQENYPELIDLFRGNPLYLKLANQFIQQLFGGKINKYISYKPVCLGDELSQILQQQYQRLSELEKEAIAFLSSHPQPLPLSQLLEQFSDPPNQLFKVLLSLERRGLIEKQNLDNEMVFTVYPVMQNYILSGGD comes from the coding sequence ATGGACTTTGATGAAATGCTGACATGGGCTGACCAAGTGGTATTTGAAAAAACTGGGAAACATCTAAGTAGTCTGCAAGAAGCAATATTAATGGGGGTTTGGGATAGTCAAAAATACGGAGATATTGCTAACCAATACAACTGTACTGAACCTCATGTGAGAAAAGCTGCATCGGAATTATGGCAAGTGATATCAGAGGAAGTTGGAGAAGTTGTTAATAAATCTAATCTACGCTCTACATTAGGAAGAATACAATTAAATAACAGTAATTATTCATTCTGGAAGGATGTGAAAATCGGAAAAATTAGTTTTTGTGGAGACTCAACAAAACCCCCAGAAGCTAAACAAAACGCCCCACCAACATCAACAGAAAATCAACAATATTCTATCATAAAACCGCAAATTGATTTAAGAGATGCACCTGAACTCACAACATTTTATAATCGCACGTCTGAACTCAATACTCTAAAACAATTAATCCTAGAAAAACAATGTCGCATGATTGCTATTTTAGGAATAAGCGGAATCGGAAAAAGTGCGATCGCCCGTCATCTAGTTGAACTGATCAAAACAGAATTTGATTGTATTATTTGGCGGAGTCTTCGTAGCTTTTCTTGTTTAGAAATAATGTTAAAAGAGTTGATTCAATTTTTATCAAACCAAACGGAGTTAAATTTTCCTGATGATCTGGATGGTCAATTAGCAATTTTATTAGAATGTTTACGCGATCGCCGTTGTTTAATTATATTAGATGATGTTCAGTATCTATTTAAAGACCGTCAACTGGTTGGTCATTATCAACCCGAATATCAAAACTATAGTAAATTCTTTAAACTCATTGGAGAATTAACCCATAATAGTTGTTTACTATTCAATAGTTGGGAACCTCCCTTAGAAGTTGTTACATTGAGTGGAGAGAGTGGTTTAACTCAAATTTTCTCCTTAACAGGTTTAGGAGAAAAAGCAACCGAACTATTAATAAATCAGGGATTACAGGATCAGGAAAATTATCCAGAATTAATTGATCTATTTCGAGGAAATCCGCTTTATTTAAAATTAGCCAATCAATTCATTCAGCAATTATTTGGAGGTAAAATTAATAAATATATCAGTTATAAACCCGTGTGTTTAGGAGATGAATTAAGCCAAATTTTACAACAACAGTATCAGCGATTATCGGAATTAGAAAAAGAGGCGATCGCTTTTCTGTCTTCCCACCCTCAACCTCTACCACTATCACAATTATTAGAACAATTTTCTGATCCTCCAAATCAACTGTTTAAAGTGCTGCTTTCTTTAGAAAGACGAGGATTAATTGAAAAACAAAATTTAGACAATGAGATGGTTTTTACAGTTTATCCTGTGATGCAAAATTATATTTTATCTGGCGGTGATTAA